The following are from one region of the Microbacterium paraoxydans genome:
- a CDS encoding MFS transporter, translating into MIEVALTATQQQAVQRRTVLVLSLGQVLGGIAFGATVSLGALLAADISGSDALSGLATASVTLGAAVCAIPLARMAARLGRRRALTLGNLFALIGIAVVILAASVRVFPLLLVGILLIGAGNAGNLQSRFAATDLAAPQHRGRDLSIVVWSTTIGGVAGPLLLGPGEIVGQAIGMPPQTGSYVFSFVAQCAALALYLVALRPDPLLAAQRLAQAAAAATSAAVADRPRVARYAIFAIAGSHVVMASVMAMTPVHLSHMAHGAHGAAATPADVSALVGITIALHVGGMYALSPVFGVLADRWGRLRVVLLGQALLGGALAFAVFTGTEAWGVMVALILLGLGWSAATVAGAALLTEASAPDVRTRRQGRSDSLMSLSAAAGSVLAGIVLSNFQYAGLGIAASVLVLAIVALSPLARSSAR; encoded by the coding sequence ATGATCGAGGTCGCCCTCACGGCGACGCAGCAGCAGGCGGTCCAGCGTCGCACCGTGCTCGTGCTGTCGCTGGGGCAGGTGCTCGGCGGCATCGCGTTCGGAGCCACCGTGTCGCTCGGTGCGCTGCTCGCCGCGGACATCTCCGGCAGCGACGCGCTCTCCGGACTCGCGACGGCGTCGGTGACCCTCGGGGCCGCGGTCTGCGCGATCCCGCTCGCCCGGATGGCCGCGCGGCTCGGACGGCGTCGTGCACTCACCCTCGGCAACCTCTTCGCCCTCATCGGCATCGCCGTGGTGATCCTCGCAGCATCCGTGCGCGTCTTCCCGCTCCTGCTCGTTGGCATCCTGCTGATCGGTGCGGGGAACGCGGGCAACCTGCAGTCCCGGTTCGCGGCCACGGACCTCGCGGCCCCGCAGCATCGTGGGCGCGACCTCTCGATCGTCGTGTGGTCCACGACGATCGGCGGCGTGGCGGGGCCGCTGCTGCTCGGTCCGGGGGAGATCGTCGGCCAGGCGATCGGCATGCCGCCGCAGACCGGCTCGTACGTCTTCTCGTTCGTCGCGCAGTGCGCGGCGCTCGCGCTCTATCTCGTCGCCCTCCGACCCGATCCGCTGCTCGCCGCGCAGCGACTCGCGCAGGCGGCGGCCGCCGCGACGAGCGCCGCCGTGGCGGACCGCCCGCGCGTGGCCCGCTACGCGATCTTCGCGATCGCGGGGTCGCACGTGGTGATGGCGTCGGTCATGGCGATGACCCCCGTGCATCTGTCCCACATGGCGCACGGCGCCCACGGTGCGGCGGCGACCCCGGCTGACGTCTCAGCGCTCGTCGGGATCACCATCGCGCTGCACGTCGGCGGCATGTACGCGCTCTCTCCGGTGTTCGGCGTGCTGGCCGACCGCTGGGGGCGGCTGCGCGTGGTGCTGCTCGGGCAGGCTCTGCTCGGCGGCGCCCTCGCCTTCGCCGTCTTCACAGGCACCGAGGCGTGGGGTGTCATGGTGGCGCTCATCCTCCTCGGCCTCGGGTGGAGCGCCGCCACGGTCGCCGGCGCCGCCCTGCTCACCGAGGCCTCGGCCCCCGACGTCCGCACGCGGCGGCAGGGACGCAGCGACTCGCTGATGAGCCTGTCGGCCGCCGCCGGCTCCGTCCTCGCCGGCATTGTGCTGTCGAACTTCCAGTACGCCGGGCTCGGCATCGCGGCCTCCGTGCTCGTCCTCGCGATCGTCGCGCTGTCACCGCTCGCCCGGAGCAGCGCGCGGTGA
- a CDS encoding class I SAM-dependent methyltransferase produces the protein MKAWGGVGEAYAASYAALCAGTFDVLAAALGPAEGRSLLDVGAGEGGLAVRFAGLGWDVTACEPEPTMRAVARRRHPTLRIIDGGLPTLPFADRAVDAVVANFVLNHVSSPRTAARELRRIVRGQVAATTWTRSPSWFWAEVVERAGLRPSAGERLPAEEDFDRTADGFAAMLVDAGLPEVSVGEHTWTWHADPDALWVSVEGGVAGAGAQYAGLSSAERSRFRAGFEETVAAHRVGAVLPLEHRAAVAVSRRG, from the coding sequence GTGAAGGCCTGGGGTGGCGTCGGGGAGGCCTATGCCGCCTCGTACGCGGCCTTGTGCGCGGGGACTTTCGACGTCCTCGCCGCCGCCCTCGGACCGGCGGAGGGTCGCAGCCTCCTCGACGTCGGGGCGGGGGAGGGTGGCCTCGCGGTCCGCTTCGCCGGCCTGGGGTGGGACGTCACGGCCTGCGAGCCGGAGCCGACCATGCGCGCCGTCGCCCGCCGGCGGCACCCGACGCTGCGCATCATCGACGGCGGCCTGCCGACGCTGCCGTTCGCCGACCGCGCCGTCGACGCCGTCGTGGCGAACTTCGTGTTGAACCACGTCTCCTCCCCGCGGACCGCCGCCCGCGAGCTGCGTCGGATCGTGCGGGGACAGGTCGCCGCGACGACCTGGACCCGTTCGCCGTCGTGGTTCTGGGCCGAGGTCGTCGAACGCGCGGGGCTGCGGCCCTCTGCGGGGGAGAGGCTTCCGGCGGAGGAGGACTTCGATCGCACCGCGGACGGCTTCGCGGCCATGCTCGTCGACGCCGGACTCCCGGAGGTGTCGGTCGGCGAGCACACCTGGACCTGGCACGCCGACCCGGACGCCCTGTGGGTCTCGGTCGAGGGCGGTGTGGCCGGCGCCGGGGCGCAGTATGCGGGGCTCTCCTCTGCCGAGCGATCCCGGTTCCGTGCCGGGTTCGAGGAGACGGTCGCCGCGCATCGGGTGGGTGCGGTGCTCCCGCTGGAGCACCGCGCGGCCGTGGCGGTCTCGCGCCGGGGCTGA
- the gltX gene encoding glutamate--tRNA ligase, with protein MATPHPLTTTASGADVRVRFCPSPTGLPHVGMVRTALYNWAYARHNGGKMVFRIEDTDAARDSEESFRQLVDALTWLKIDWDEGVEVGGPHAPYRQSERHDIYREVIDKLLATGALYESYSTAEEIDARNEANGRAKQLGYDNFDRDLTDEQKAAFRAEGRQPALRLRVPDEDLTYVDLIRGEVTFPAGSFPDFVVVRPNGVPLYTFVNPVDDALMGITHVLRGEDLMPSTARQLSLYAALIDAGVTTFVPRFAHMPLVLGETGNKKLSKRDPQADLFLHRERGFIHEGLLNYLALLGWSIGPDRDVFSLDEFIAAFDIENVNPNPARFDQKKAESINGDHIRMLDVKDFAERTVPYLAAAGLFDEPTHEQLVLAFRAAPLVQERVQLLGEVPGMLGFLFRDEVSYDADALKGLPANAAEVLDACVTALEPVTDFTPEKIQEVLSTALVENLELKPRVAYGPPRVAITGRRVSPPLFESMELLGKDESLRRLRALSAFLAN; from the coding sequence ATGGCTACTCCGCATCCCCTCACCACGACCGCCAGCGGCGCCGACGTCCGCGTCCGCTTCTGCCCCTCTCCGACGGGGCTGCCGCACGTCGGCATGGTCCGCACGGCTCTGTACAACTGGGCGTATGCCCGTCACAACGGCGGGAAGATGGTGTTCCGCATCGAGGACACCGACGCCGCACGCGACAGCGAGGAGAGCTTCCGCCAGCTCGTGGACGCGCTCACGTGGCTGAAGATCGACTGGGATGAGGGCGTCGAGGTCGGCGGCCCGCACGCCCCGTACCGCCAGTCCGAGCGGCACGACATCTACCGCGAGGTCATCGACAAGCTGCTCGCGACAGGCGCGCTCTACGAGAGCTACTCGACGGCCGAGGAGATCGACGCCCGCAACGAGGCCAACGGCCGCGCGAAGCAGCTCGGCTACGACAACTTCGACCGTGACCTCACCGATGAGCAGAAGGCCGCCTTCCGCGCCGAGGGCCGGCAGCCCGCCCTCCGCCTGCGGGTGCCGGATGAGGACCTCACGTACGTCGACCTGATCCGCGGCGAGGTCACGTTCCCCGCGGGGTCCTTCCCGGACTTCGTCGTCGTGCGCCCCAACGGTGTGCCGTTGTACACCTTCGTGAACCCCGTCGACGACGCGCTGATGGGCATCACCCATGTGCTCCGCGGCGAAGACCTCATGCCGTCCACCGCGCGGCAGCTCTCGCTCTACGCCGCTCTCATCGACGCGGGTGTGACGACGTTCGTGCCACGGTTCGCCCACATGCCGCTCGTGCTGGGGGAGACCGGCAACAAGAAGCTCTCCAAGCGCGACCCGCAGGCCGATCTGTTCCTGCACCGGGAGCGCGGCTTCATCCACGAGGGCCTCCTGAACTACCTCGCGCTGCTGGGCTGGTCGATCGGCCCGGACCGCGACGTCTTCTCGCTCGACGAGTTCATCGCCGCGTTCGACATCGAGAACGTGAACCCCAACCCGGCCCGCTTCGACCAGAAGAAGGCCGAGTCGATCAACGGCGACCACATCCGCATGCTCGACGTGAAGGACTTCGCCGAGCGCACGGTGCCGTACCTCGCCGCGGCCGGCCTGTTCGACGAGCCGACCCACGAGCAGCTCGTCCTCGCCTTCCGCGCGGCGCCGCTGGTGCAGGAGCGCGTGCAGCTGCTGGGCGAGGTCCCGGGCATGCTCGGCTTCCTGTTCCGCGACGAGGTGTCGTACGACGCGGATGCGCTCAAGGGGCTCCCGGCCAACGCGGCCGAGGTGCTGGACGCCTGCGTCACCGCCCTGGAGCCGGTCACGGACTTCACCCCGGAGAAAATCCAGGAGGTGCTGTCGACGGCGCTCGTGGAGAACCTCGAGCTCAAGCCGCGTGTGGCCTACGGGCCGCCGCGTGTGGCCATCACCGGCCGCCGCGTCTCCCCGCCCCTGTTCGAGTCGATGGAGCTGCTGGGCAAGGACGAGTCGCTGCGCCGCTTGCGCGCGCTCTCGGCGTTCCTCGCGAACTGA